One Ictalurus furcatus strain D&B chromosome 21, Billie_1.0, whole genome shotgun sequence genomic region harbors:
- the cdk2 gene encoding cyclin-dependent kinase 2: MSDMENFQKVEKIGEGTYGVVYKAKNKITGETVALKKIRLDTETEGVPSTAIREISLLKELNHPNIVKLLDVIHTENKLYLVFEFLHQDLKKFMDSSSVNGISLPLVKSYLFQLLQGLSFCHSHRVLHRDLKPQNLLINAQGEIKLADFGLARAFGVPVRTYTHEVVTLWYRAPEILLGCKYYSTAVDIWSLGCIFAEMITRRALFPGDSEIDQLFRIFRTLGTPDESVWPGVTSMPDYKPSFPKWALQDLSKVVPPLDDDGRDLLAQMLRYDPNKRISAKNALVHRFFRDVTMPAPTLRF; this comes from the exons ATGTCTGACATGGAGAACTTTCAGAAAGTGGAGAAAATCGGAGAGGGAACATATGGAGTGGTTTATAAagctaaaaacaaaatcaccgGCGAAACCGTGGCTTTGAAGAAAATCCGCCTGGACAC ggAGACCGAAGGCGTGCCGAGTACCGCCATTCGAGAAATCTCCCTGCTGAAGGAGCTCAATCACCCCAATATTGTCAA GCTGCTCGATGTCATCCACACGGAGAATAAGCTTTATCTCGTGTTTGAATTTCTTCACCAAGACCTCAAGAAATTTATGGACTCGTCCTCAGTTAACGGCATTTCACTTCCGCTGGTCAAG AGCTACCTGTTCCAGCTGCTGCAgggtctgtctttctgtcactCTCACCGGGTTTTACACCGAGACCTGAAACCTCAGAATCTGCTCATTAATGCGCAAGGAGAAATTAAACTGGCCGATTTTGGCCTGGCCAGGGCTTTCGGTGTGCCCGtacgcacatatacacacgag GTTGTGACTTTGTGGTACAGAGCACCAGAAATTCTACTGGGCTGTAAGTATTATTCCACAGCTGTCGACATCTGGAGCTTGGGCTGCATTTTTGCCGAAATG ATTACTCGGAGGGCGCTGTTTCCTGGAGATTCAGAAATCGATCAGCTGTTCCGCATTTTCCGAACCCTCGGCACTCCCGATGAGTCTGTGTGGCCTGGAGTGACCTCAATGCCTGATTACAAGCCATCTTTCCCCAAGTGGGCACTGCAGGACCTGTCTAAAGTGGTGCCCCCTCTGGATGACGACGGCAGAGACCTGCTCGCA CAAATGCTGAGATATGACCCCAACAAGAGAATCTCAGCCAAGAACGCCCTCGTTCACCGATTCTTCCGTGACGTCACCATGCCCGCGCCTACTTTGCGGTTTTGA